GAATATATAACTTTGAAGATGCTATGATGGCGCCTCACCACTGGGTGACTCTCTTGCTCTTTTTGTTAAAAGATTGCAAGGGTCTTCAGCTCTCAACAAAAACTCCATGAATGGACCAAACCCATACTGGTACAATTACAAGACAATGTGTACCACAAAATTACATTTTAGAGGAAATGAATCAGAAGTTAAATCCTCAGACAAATGGAGGGTGGCAAACAAGGCCAACAGTCTTTTTCACAGTAGACCGACTACTAGCAGACGTTTTCATATCCATTTTCCTTGTGGTTAACTTTTTCTCTGCTCTCATCTGACAGGAAAGACTGGCTGAGAGGAAGAAAATTCTGTTGCGAGCGGCTCAAAGGTACTGCATTACTTTGCTATGAAACTGTTGCTTTGATAACAGAAAAACTATGGATAGGCAATCTGATTGGCATGGATTGAACTTTTCCCTAGGTCTCAATGTACTTTACATTGTACAGTTCGTACATAGTTAGCTAATCTCATTTACCAATACGAATGTATTGCAGCGATTATATGTTACACCCTGGTGTAGGCTAGTTTCTATTTGACCCCATGAGATAGACTTCACAGTAAACAATTCAAACAAGAATGACTAGGCAAACAGAGTAAGGACTGCTTCAACACAACTACTCATCGTTCCATGTCCACAGCTGCAGTTCATGGTTACATTTAATCAATGAAAATGTGTAGATAACCTCTGGTATTGATATTTACTCTCTGGTAGCAGTCCATCACAACCAGTGGAGCAGGAAGCTAGATCCTGGGGGCCACTGGACTGCAACATTACTGCCTCTGAAGTCAGTATAGGAGAGAGTGTATCAGGTTGCATTGTGTAGAGATCTTCATTGAGATTTTTGGGCCCCGTGTCCACCATCTTTCTCGGCTCGCTGCCTGGAAGCGGCCCAGTGACTGTCTGGATTCCCAGAAGGGAGTTAAAAGCTATTTATGGCAGGCTGTGTGTTGCCGTCTCAGTGTCTGtcggtgtgtatgtgtttgttacGGAGAGCAGAACATAGATAAGGACCTGGATACATGAAGTATGGGTTTCTGTATTGCATAACCCTCTGCATCGAGTGGATAGACGTGTAGTGGaaatgttgtgtgtgtttgtagccAACATGACGAAAAGGAGAAGGCGCTAAAGGAGCAGCTCTCACACCTTGCTGCCCTCCTGCCAACCCTGCAGGTTAGATCATCATATCTCTATATCCCCAGGCCTGTAATTAACAGTGTAGGCCAATAACTAGTTGTTACCTAGTTGATACCCATAAATACATTTGACAGTGGTATAGTTTTGCCATTATTACCTGGACAGTTTATTATTCACAAGCCCTCCAGTGTGGTTGACCTCTGACCCTCACTGATGCCCTCTCCAAGGTTCACCTGGTCACCTGCTCAGCCTTTCTCAGCTCAGCCAACAAGTTTGAGTTTCTGGACATGGGATATGTGAGTACTGGCACTTTATATTCTGAAGAGAATCAAAGATAGAATGGGTAAATTTAACCAGAGGTTTGCATCAAACATGGTggctctctcctccacagcaacTAATGGAAAGGCTGAGGAGGATTGTGAAGCTCCCTCATCAACTGCGACCAGTGCAAAGCAGCAAAGTGAGTGTGGCTTGTCTACTCTGTTCTTACAAAACAATGTGACTTCAATCCACACTGCCCTTACAAAAAATATTGCTGTTTTGAAACTGCagtcgactgtggtattttggatgcagcaattgcagaataactgcagttatactgcacacTGACTGAAATCTTTTTTTGTAAGGGTGTCATGTAAAATTTGCATTTAATACTATACACACAGTAAATGTGTTGTCTCTTCCTTCAAAGAAAGGTGCTAGCCAATCTCTGACCCAGATTatcgctctctccctcagatTAACACAGGCTACAGGGTTGAGTTTGCTCGCTGTCTGGAGCCCCTCCTGCTGCTGGGACAGCGCCGCCCAGCCTCCATTACCGGAGCAACTAGTATTGCAGCCCTGTGAGTCTGCTTGGCCTTTAACTCTTGTGCAAAATATTCTTCCCTAATCTCTGTCTTTCAGTGTACAAGTGGGGCTTTTTAATGAGACCACATCTCTGGACCCAAATGTTTGCACATATAAAATATGAGATGATCTCCTTGAAACATGAGATATAATATAAACAATTCTTGGAAGCACAACTGGCAGATGGTGATAACCACAGAGAGAGGCAAGGAGACTCCATTATGAGCCCCACTATGTCACTTATCCTGTCTGCCTGTAAGCTCTGGGCACAGACATGCTTAGGCTACGTAACTCACCTTTTTGGTGGCGGTCTTCCTGTTATAGCGGGCGCTAGTCCCGTCCTCTCCGTGCCAGAAATACGGGTGATAACAGTGGGCTGGTCCAGAGTGACCAGCGCAAAGCCAGGGTTCCAGGAAACAGCTTTTTCCAGCAaggctctgtgtctgtctggatatCACAACACAGTCTGGATCCCAAGCAAACCTTGACACACATGACAGTATGTCtctcaatacacacacatactggggTGTCAATGTATTTGGCTGTATAAGATACTGTGAGGATGACTGGACCCAAATTCAAGGACTGAGCTTACACTGAGCTTAGCTGTTACCAGAGTTTTAACAGAATCAAAATGTCCCCTTCCAGAACCTTGGTTCCTAGTTGGTGTAAGCTATAGTTGTAGGTATTTGACACAGACATAGAGATTCATTTGTTTTCAAAATGGACCCATTTATTCTTACAAACTCATTCAGATGCAGactctgtccctgtccatgtAGACACAAGGGACGCATGCTCCCTGACCAATTTTCCACATCAATCACTCCCAACTGTTCACAGGTCTGTAACTCCCCCTTTTCCCAAACCCCCAACATACTGACAGTCCTCCCTCCCAACCAGTGCCCCTTCCATGTAGGATACGGAGTGGGTGGGGATGGCACTGAGCAGGCTGGCACTATTTTTATCAGAATTTCACAGAACTCTCCAGGATTCATCTGGTAGCTAGGCACACAGGAGTGGCGGGGCCAATTTTTTCCATGCCACTGATGTCACTGCTTTTGCCAATCTCTTAAATTGGTATCAGTGGTGGGGGCAGCAAGTGGATGCTCAGAGGACTAAATGCGTATGGCAGGGTGAGAAAGAGACACTCACAGCAAGCAATCAGACTCACTCTCGGGATAGTTCTACTGCTGTATCAGGGCATGTGCCAAGCAAGAAATCAGGACTGAAAGCATTCCAGGGCCCAGGTAAGCTGCATGTCTTCCCCAGTTGTGTGCCGATAAACTTTTCCGTAATTATAGAATATCTGTCTTTACCAACTGGCTAATGATATTTCCACCTGTTATATATTCCAGAGTTTATTCCGTGTTTCATTGGTATGATACATAGCCCTCCCTCATTTGTGGACAATTGTAAACTATGACAAATATTTGGTTAAAATTGTAAGATTAAGTGTTAGGAAAGTCTGTTAAAGTGGTCTACAGTATTACATGAATAGCTATCTATTACtccagtggtagtggtggtggtaaggaGTGAGGGAAAGCCAGGTCAGggcccactgtctgtctgtcctggttgTCTCTTTGTCTTAAAGCTCACTGGAGACGGGGAGAATTTTATGTTTCCTGTTCAGCCGGGTCTCAAAAGCGACTCAAGTACAGTCTACAATATTTATAATTTCCATTTGTTGCAAATACAGTATATGAAGCAATGGTTCTATTGTTCAAAATGTTATAGCAAAGTCATTTTCTGAACTGGAACTCGGGCAAGCAAATGTTTTACATTGTTAGTTGTAAACATGGTCTTCAGAATGCCATTATCGGAATAGCCTGTGTTGAGTTATGGTTTTGAGGTGCACGCTTCAACTATGAATCACTCTCTCTGGAACATTAGCAGTGAGAACACCTGAATATAATATTGAACATGAGGGACAGTATATTTATATAAAATGGGATAGATAGGCTGTAAAACGTACTCTCTGATATATATATTTAGAGCCTTAAATAAATAACTGTTACTTAGGACGAGGCTTCCCGATGAATGATGCCCTGTGGTTTTATCTCCCCTCCCTCAGGCTCCATTCCCCCTTCTCCATGTCGTGCCGCTCCCCGTCCCTCAGTGACATGCCCCTGGGCTCGGCCGCGGGGAGAAAGTCTACCTCCCACCGCTACATCTGCACCAAGGTCCTCCTGGCAGAGGGGGGCGACACACCCTTTACTGAGCACTGTCGCAACTATGAGAACAGTTACAGGGTGAGTGACATGACCACAATGACAACAACTATGGGTAGAGCGACTTGGCCACTTCACTTGTGATAGGGTGTCTGTGACAGTGttggtgcgtgtgtgcgtgcgtgcatacaTACATCTGTGTGTTTGACCCAGACCCTCCAGACTGAGATCCAGAACATGAAGGACCAGGTACAGGAGCTACACAGGGACCTGACCAAACACCACTCCCTCATCAACACAGACACCATGGGGGAGATCCTGGACCGCTCCCTGCACATCGACGGACAGATCTCCTCCCAGTACTCCTCTGTGGAGACCATGAGGGCTCTGTTTGAAGAGGTACATCCACAGGCCCCATATCGAACAGCAGCAATATGTTTAGGAGGTCAAGCAGCTTATAGATCCTTTAATATATCCTATGTTATGTGCACATGAATGACTTGGCCTTGTGAATGATTTGGCCTTATTAAAGTAAGTAAACCATATTTCCCTTTTAGATTTGGGAGGAGACCTTTCAGAGGGTCACTAATGAGCAGGAGATCTATGAAGGTAAGGTTTACCCATTAACTAAACATCAATCtgttgtatgtactgtatgtacatttgGACTTGGTAACATGCATCATGATCTAATCCCATCTTTGGATGTGATGCATGTGCTTTGTTCTGTACTTTGACATGGCATTTGTGTTCGACCACATTCTAGCACAGCTCCACGACCTGCAGCAGCTGAAGCAGGAGAACTTGTACCTGACCACCATCGCCCGACAGATTGGACCATACATCCTGTCTATCGCCAAGGTTAAAGAGCGCCTAGAACCAAGGTAATAATGATATACGGTTCCCTTACAAACTACAACTCCATCGATACAAAATACAGAAATTCTATgtcaaatatatagtgaagtAAAATACTGGTTAAACCAGATTTCAGGAGCCCAAAGAGCTTCATGATGACCGCACAGAAACCATGCTGAAAATCTATGAGGACACCTCTATGGCCATGGACGCACAACACTGGTAACTCGCAACACATAACTGTGGTTAGTCTGTATACTACACATAATATAAATAATGACCGGAAACTGGGACAGATTCCATTTTATAATCATGAAGGTGTTGAATGCACTATCCGAGCTATGTACCCTCTCTTTGTTTTCCTTGGCAGTGAAGAACACACCCGTCCCACTGACAGTGACTGGGAAAAGAACATGGACAACCGCTCCCTTATCATACAGTCTGATGAGGCTTCCATCAAGACCAATGACTACCATTGGCCAGGAAGGCAGACAGCCAATTACAATGAGATGCCATTATAAAGCAGAATGTTACACTTTCCCCTCCCCCCTGTTTCCTGTGTGGCCTCCAGCTCAACACAACAGGACAGGGACAGCATGTGACATTATCCTCTGTTCAGATAGTCGCTCCTGACATTTCATGGTGACATTTCTTGGCAGGGAGGTGTTGTCATCAGCTCAGAGGTGAGTCCTTAGACAAACAGGTCTCAGAGGACTCCACTGACACTCACTGGACTCAATGACTAACAAACTGGAGTCAATGGACTCACTAAGAGGGCGGTGAATCCCCTCCAATCTCACTTGTCAATGTGAAAAGATCAATCTGATGGACCAGTAGAACACCTCATTATGGACTGAATGGATGGAGGATCTGGAGTTTTATGCTGAGGAAGTGACTGTGACTACCATGTCTCAATCAACAATGCATGGTTTTAGACCTGCAATAACATACAGAGCGAGAGTGCTTCCTCAGTTGATAATTCTAAAATGGTCAtatgttgttatgctgtgttgtccTGAAAGGGCTATTCGTTTGATTGTATGGTTCTAAAACCAACGGTTGTATATGTATCATATGATcactagttatatacagtacatagtggaaTGTATCTGGTGATGTATGGCTTGTTGGTCCTCATCCTCAGGTCATAGATAGTGCTGGTGTGACCTCAGTAAATACAACAGTCAAGTGTAATGATGCACATCAACTTGTGCATTAATCATGGAGAAACTGGGTGAGTATTGTCAATGTGGTTTCCTTAAATTACCCAAGAATATGCAGCAAATTGGTGAAGCCGAGCTTATGTGAGGGAAGCAATGGCAAAAATGTTGCGTCAGgcgctgctccagaatctcccatgtGTTCAATTAGGTTGAGagctggtgactgagacggctatggcatatggtttacatcgttgtcatcctcatcaaaccattcactcgtgccctgtggatggaggaattgtcatcctatgggggcatagccatggtaaccgcaataccccataatgacaaatgcgaaaaactgttttttagaaatgtttgcaaatgtatagaaaacagaaataccttatttagacaagtattcagaccccttgctatGAGTCTcagaattgagctcaggtgcatcctgtttccattgatcatccttgagatatttctacaacttgattggagtccacctgtgtgttaatttaaattgattggagacgatttggaaaggcacacacttgtctatataaggtcccacagttgacagtgcatgtcagagcaaaaaccaagccatgcggTTGAAGGAATTGcacatagagctctgagacaggattgtgtcgaggcacagatctggggaagggtacaaaaacatttctgcggcactgaaggtccccaagaacacagtggcctccattattcttaaatggaaaaagtttggaaaccagcaagactcttcctagagctggccgcccggacaaactgagcaatcgagggagaagggccttggtcagggaggtgaccaagaacccaatggtcacactgacagagctctagacttCCTCTGTtgggatgggagaaccttccagaaggacaaccatctctgcagcactccaccaatcaggactttatggtagagtggccagacagaagtcactcctcactaaaggcacatgacagcccacttggagtttgccaaaaggcacctaaagactctcagaccttgagaaacaagattctctggtctgatgaaaccaagcttgaactcgttggcctgaatgccaagcatctcgtctggagggaacctggcaccatccctacggtgaagcatggtggtggcagcatcatgctgtgggggtgtttttcagcgtcagggactggaagactagtcaggatcgaggcaaagatgaatggagcaaacaacagagatccttgatgaaaacctgctccagagcgctcaggccctcagactggggtgaaggttcaccttacaacaggacaacgaccctaagcacacagccaagacaacgcaggagtggtttcgggacaagtctccgaatgtccgtgaggggcccagccagaccccggacttgagcccgatcgaacatctctggagagacctgaaaatagctgtgcagcaatgctccccatccaatctgacagagcttaagaggatctgcagaaaagaatgggaggaacttcccaaatacaggtgttccaagcctgtagtgtcatacccaagaagactattttagaataaggctgttacctAACCAAATTTAGAAAacgccaaggggtctgaatactctccgaaggcactgtatgtggaaGTATCTGCTGTCAATATACTTTGAATCGCTCATTAAGTGTTTTCATTATTGTGTCAGTTACCTATAAATATTTATCTGGTGTAAATACTATTCCTTATTTGTCCTTTCCCATTTTCTTgtatgtttctttttttgtttgtcTGTTGAAGACATGTCCAGACAAAAACGTATTCCCATATTATAAGAAAGTCGTTGCTTCACCAGTAATTAATATCCCCTTTGTATTGTGGGTAGAAGCAGGAATGACCTCTATGCAGGAAAACCAGGCCTACATACAGATGGATGATGTAGAGCAGAGGGTGAAGGTTATTTACGTTACAGTATGTGATTTTAGGTCTGTTCAGCCCCGCTGCTTCTCAGAAAATATTCAGGTCAGGCTGAACCTACAGAACAGGGCTGTCTCTCCTCTGCAGAAGAGTCAGGGGTGCACACTCATTAAAAACACATTTGTGACAGCAGAGTAAAGACTGAGTTTGCTGCTCTGGCCATCCACTGCCTCCCCGTGGTCGTATATCATCTCATTGAACATCTAAACCTTGTTTCATCCCCTGTCCACTATAGAGGATATTGATGACCTGTGACTGATCCCAGCCAGGTGTTGAACAGTAATTGGAATCAATGTTGATCCCCTTATCACCACGGTGACAGGTGCTGGGGCAGCCATAGAAAAATGTCAGAGGGCAAGAGAGTAGTCCCATGGGATTGTGGATCCTCAAGGAAAAACACATCTCACTATCACCAACCGAACCTCTTCACATACGCACACGTGCGCACGCACAAACTAACACACAGGCTCACTGACAATGTCAATGCAAGTCAATTTCCTTCACTATTCCCTGTCTCTCAGCTGTATAATTGAAGGCTGTCTCTCAGCCTAGGGTTTCTAATCTGATCCCTGTCTCTCTGAAGGTcacactgtcctcggtctccACGGCTACAACAGGGAGCTCAGATGCTGATGGAACAGAGTGACAAGAACACACTGACCAGTCCACACAGGAGAACCACACACCCACTGGATTCACTGAAACTAgggcagttacacacacacacacacacacacacacaccagctggaGTGATAGGTCTTTTTCCAGCTCCCGCCGTTAACATGCGTCATTCGTCCTGATCTTGACCTGATATTTTAAGTGTAAACAGACAAGATCACAATGCGTCCTTTAATCGACTACACTTGTataaaaatgtgggcacaattaGAATGTGTTCAAGATCAGGTCAAAGACTGCctgttagaaccaggtataaacagtctaggtcatttgtaaagtgactacacatagataataaacagccagtagcagcagtctaaaaACCAAGAGGGCGGAGGGTGGTTGTCTCACCTTGCTactttaagatgaatgcactaactgtaaatcgctctagataagtgtctgctaaattactaaaatgcaaatgtaaaatgtaatcacACTCCTGTGGAGACAAGATAAAGACAATGTACAGTAGCAGTTTGGTAGCCTCTCAAAGCCGCCTGATCCCGAGAGCTTACATTAATGTTGCTCAGTCTGGTACAGCTCTAGATAATACACTGGAACCGTGGCCTTTTCTTGATTTCCTTCCGTAACAGTacaactttagtccgtcccctcgcccatatcCGGGCTCCAACCAGGggccctctgcacacatcaacaactgacacccacgaagcatcgttacccatcactccacaaaagccgtggcccttgcaaggggaacaactacttcaaggtgtcagagcaagtgatgtcaccgattgaaacgctattagcgcgcaccaccgctaactagctagccatttcacatccgttacacttctATCTGCCTTTGAGTGTCGCAGTACGGAAGGAAGTAGGAGAAAACAGGGAACTGTTGACCCTTCCTATCAATGACCTCGCATAGTGGTAAATACTCTATGTCTTGTATGTGAGGCTGACAAGGTGTGCAAAGTGAGAAATGTTCTATAGGGAACAGCCTTACTGTCATTCCTTCTTCTTTTACACATAATCCTTGCAAAATTCCAAAGTAATTCTAAAACAAACAAAGGAGAAATTGCCTGTTCCACTTATGTATGCGCACGGTCTTGTTCCATGTAATATAACAATAAAACCCAAATCCCTGCAAAATCCTTCACCATTGGATGTCATTTTGAATTTGGTGATCAGTCCAATACTGATGAGGCATTTCTTACAATGCTAAAAATCCATACTCTTATGGCTTTGGAATTCACTCACAGAAAACCTCTGGAGGATCGTTGCTAACGCAATGAAAGACCTGACAAACAGAGCTCTTTTTATTGCTCAGAACAAATGCAGTCACTGTGTCCTTGACTGGGAGGgatcacaggtgtgtgtgtgtcagaggatgTGTCAACCCAGTAGCACACCATGCAGGACTCAGGAGACAAAGCCCAGCAGTCCCTGTATTAATCATCAGCTGGTTGGGGCTGACAGCCCCTGCTCTACTTCacctcctcttccccttcctcctcctccagcctccGTTCTCGTTAGGAGCTCAGCAGGAATGAATCATTAACAGATCAGTTACTCGTTAATTAAGACCTCTCCCAGATGCTctcacagggggagagagaaaataaagaaagggagagagagaggaaggagaaaggcACTCAACACTGAAGCCAGCATGTGGTGTGATATGGGTATTTCAGAGACGAGGAGCGATCATATCATTCCTATAGAGGCACTTCTTCCTCAGAGATGCAGTGGAAGCTACATGAACAAAAATAAGGCTTATGCAGCCTTAGCCAACCTGATGACAATGAACCATGCAAGGGTTAACACACAGTGGGTACCAGGTACTTTCAATTCCAGGAGGCATAGATTATCACTCCAACTACATCGGGTTCATACAGGAGAGGTGGTAGACTATCAAGCAACACTACTGATGTGTGATGATCACAGGCCAATTTTAAGTCACATGCTGTTTCTCTTCTCCCATGTGAAAAGTGCACTGGTGCGGCACTCCACACAAGTGT
This genomic window from Oncorhynchus nerka isolate Pitt River linkage group LG2, Oner_Uvic_2.0, whole genome shotgun sequence contains:
- the LOC115138944 gene encoding RING finger protein 207-like isoform X3, which encodes MAGGVLSPLDNLCGVDCSNVHPLFCHLCHEQYQHPCLLDCYHIFCARCLQGRANESRLNCPLCGYPSVVKGMNALPPEDRLLKFLVDNSTDDCEETVQCANCDHQSNKQDTGPMYYCNTCSQPLCGACRDSTHKAKMFSHHEIVFLAKRTKVCHRMCSVHDEPYIMFSTEKKSMLCIKCFRDMQVESRIHCIDIETAYMQGCEILDQAVLAVKELQTSACEAIIMLRAMIGAVGSNMEEEENAICNIFTSMQERLAERKKILLRAAQSQHDEKEKALKEQLSHLAALLPTLQVHLVTCSAFLSSANKFEFLDMGYQLMERLRRIVKLPHQLRPVQSSKINTGYRVEFARCLEPLLLLGQRRPASITGATSIAALLHSPFSMSCRSPSLSDMPLGSAAGRKSTSHRYICTKVLLAEGGDTPFTEHCRNYENSYRTLQTEIQNMKDQVQELHRDLTKHHSLINTDTMGEILDRSLHIDGQISSQYSSVETMRALFEEIWEETFQRVTNEQEIYEAQLHDLQQLKQENLYLTTIARQIGPYILSIAKVKERLEPRFQEPKELHDDRTETMLKIYEDTSMAMDAQHCEEHTRPTDSDWEKNMDNRSLIIQSDEASIKTNDYHWPGRQTANYNEMPL
- the LOC115138944 gene encoding RING finger protein 207-like isoform X1, which gives rise to MNALPPEDRLLKFLVDNSTDDCEETVQCANCDHQSNKQDTGPMYYCNTCSQPLCGACRDSTHKAKMFSHHEIVFLAKRTKVCHRMCSVHDEPYIMFSTEKKSMLCIKCFRDMQVESRIHCIDIETAYMQGCEILDQAVLAVKELQTSACEAIIMLRAMIGAVGSNMEEEENAICNIFTSMQERLAERKKILLRAAQSQHDEKEKALKEQLSHLAALLPTLQVHLVTCSAFLSSANKFEFLDMGYQLMERLRRIVKLPHQLRPVQSSKINTGYRVEFARCLEPLLLLGQRRPASITGATSIAALLHSPFSMSCRSPSLSDMPLGSAAGRKSTSHRYICTKVLLAEGGDTPFTEHCRNYENSYRTLQTEIQNMKDQVQELHRDLTKHHSLINTDTMGEILDRSLHIDGQISSQYSSVETMRALFEEIWEETFQRVTNEQEIYEAQLHDLQQLKQENLYLTTIARQIGPYILSIAKVKERLEPSEEHTRPTDSDWEKNMDNRSLIIQSDEASIKTNDYHWPGRQTANYNEMPL
- the LOC115138944 gene encoding RING finger protein 207-like isoform X2, whose translation is MNALPPEDRLLKFLVDNSTDDCEETVQCANCDHQSNKQDTGPMYYCNTCSQPLCGACRDSTHKAKMFSHHEIVFLAKRTKVCHRMCSVHDEPYIMFSTEKKSMLCIKCFRDMQVESRIHCIDIETAYMQGCEILDQAVLAVKELQTSACEAIIMLRAMIGAVGSNMEEEENAICNIFTSMQERLAERKKILLRAAQSQHDEKEKALKEQLSHLAALLPTLQVHLVTCSAFLSSANKFEFLDMGYQLMERLRRIVKLPHQLRPVQSSKINTGYRVEFARCLEPLLLLGQRRPASITGATSIAALLHSPFSMSCRSPSLSDMPLGSAAGRKSTSHRYICTKVLLAEGGDTPFTEHCRNYENSYRTLQTEIQNMKDQVQELHRDLTKHHSLINTDTMGEILDRSLHIDGQISSQYSSVETMRALFEEIWEETFQRVTNEQEIYEAQLHDLQQLKQENLYLTTIARQIGPYILSIAKVKERLEPRFQEPKELHDDRTETMLKIYEDTSMAMDAQHW